The genomic stretch GCAAGGCCCTCTCGGGCGGCGAGCGCGAGCGGCTCTCGCTGGCCCGCGCGCTGCTGAGCGACGCGCCGGTGCTGGCGCTCGACGAACCCGGCGTGTTTCTCGACGCCGGACACCGCGGGCGGATTCTCGAAACCCTGCGGGAGGAGCATGGCCCTCGCACCCTTCTGGTGGTGACGCACGAGGGCGATCTGCTCGACCTGGCCGATCAGAAACTGCGACTCGATGGTGGAAAGCTGAGTCAGGTTTCGTGATTGCAGGTCGTCAGGGGGCTCTGGATGGCCTCGACTATTCCCCGGGCTTGGGCTCAGGTGCGGGCGCGCCCTTTTCGCGCTGCTGCACCTTGATGTAGTAGCGCATCATGTTCTGCCACTGCTCGGTGCGGCGCAGGTCGGCCAGTAGCGGATCGCGCTCGGCCTGTTCGATCCATGCGTCGTTCTTCGTAAAGAGTGTGTCGTAGGTGTGCAGCGCCTCGTCAATCATTCCCAGCTCGTGCTGGACGCGCCCCACATAGTAGGCCGATTCTTCGCGGGCACGCGGCGGCGCTTTCGTAACGGCGCCGGCAAGCTTGTAGA from Chrysiogenia bacterium encodes the following:
- a CDS encoding tetratricopeptide repeat protein, which produces SIQLFHEAGEILRAAGVEPEAAPNVWWTIYEGLGTSFAQLGKFDKALSFYKLAGAVTKAPPRAREESAYYVGRVQHELGMIDEALHTYDTLFTKNDAWIEQAERDPLLADLRRTEQWQNMMRYYIKVQQREKGAPAPEPKPGE